In Arachis hypogaea cultivar Tifrunner chromosome 17, arahy.Tifrunner.gnm2.J5K5, whole genome shotgun sequence, a single window of DNA contains:
- the LOC112765155 gene encoding ABSCISIC ACID-INSENSITIVE 5-like protein 2 isoform X2 — MGSQSNGQQSHLQLQPPQLSRQGSWYSLTLDEVNNQLGDLGKPMGSMNLDELLQNVWTAEASKVVGVQNEQMSSSSSLQRQASLTLARALSGKTVDDVWKEIQQGQKKRFGDNVKIEGGEMTFGETTLEDFLVQAGLFAEASVSPNVGLNRMDSATTQSLQQKSGASPSASVSSLSDTKPGRKRDAPDAYEKALERRLRRKIKNRESAARSRARKQAYHNELVSKVSRLEEENVKLKKEKEFEEKLPSESPSEPKYQLRRISSAFF; from the exons ATGGGTTCTCAGAGTAATGGGCAACAGTCTCATTTACAGTTACAGCCACCACAGTTATCTAGGCAAGGTTCCTGGTATAGTCTCACACTTGATGAGGTTAATAATCAGCTAGGAGACTTGGGGAAGCCGATGGGGAGCATGAACCTCGACGAGCTTCTCCAAAATGTGTGGACTGCCGAGGCGAGTAAAGTTGTTGGGGTACAAAATGAGCAGATGTCATCTTCGTCTTCCCTTCAACGCCAGGCCAGTCTGACACTGGCTCGTGCGTTGAGTGGGAAGACGGTTGATGATGTTTGGAAAGAAATCCAACAGGGGCAGAAAAAACGATTTGGAGACAATGTTAAAATTGAAGGTGGAGAAATGACTTTTGGTGAAACAACATTAGAGGACTTTCTGGTACAAGCAGGTCTCTTTGCTGAAGCTTCTGTGAGTCCGAATGTGGGGTTGAACAGAATGGATTCTGCCACCACACAAAGTTTACAACAAAAATCAGGTGCGTCGCCCTCCGCTTCGGTTAGCAGTTTGTCGGACACAAAACCGGGTCGCAAAAGGGATGCTCCAGATGCATATGAGAAAGCTTTAGAAAGGAGGCTGAGAAggaaaatcaagaatagggaatCTGCGGCACGCTCACGGGCAAGAAAACAG GCATATCATAATGAATTGGTTAGCAAGGTTTCTCGACTAGAAGAAGAAAATGTAAAGCTCAAGAAAGAGAAG GAATTCGAAGAGAAGCTACCATCCGAATCACCATCCGAACCAAAATATCAGCTTCGAAGAATAAGTTCTGCTTTTTTCTGA
- the LOC112765155 gene encoding ABSCISIC ACID-INSENSITIVE 5-like protein 2 isoform X1, with protein sequence MGFQTMGSQSNGQQSHLQLQPPQLSRQGSWYSLTLDEVNNQLGDLGKPMGSMNLDELLQNVWTAEASKVVGVQNEQMSSSSSLQRQASLTLARALSGKTVDDVWKEIQQGQKKRFGDNVKIEGGEMTFGETTLEDFLVQAGLFAEASVSPNVGLNRMDSATTQSLQQKSGASPSASVSSLSDTKPGRKRDAPDAYEKALERRLRRKIKNRESAARSRARKQAYHNELVSKVSRLEEENVKLKKEKEFEEKLPSESPSEPKYQLRRISSAFF encoded by the exons ATGGGTTTTCAGACTATGGGTTCTCAGAGTAATGGGCAACAGTCTCATTTACAGTTACAGCCACCACAGTTATCTAGGCAAGGTTCCTGGTATAGTCTCACACTTGATGAGGTTAATAATCAGCTAGGAGACTTGGGGAAGCCGATGGGGAGCATGAACCTCGACGAGCTTCTCCAAAATGTGTGGACTGCCGAGGCGAGTAAAGTTGTTGGGGTACAAAATGAGCAGATGTCATCTTCGTCTTCCCTTCAACGCCAGGCCAGTCTGACACTGGCTCGTGCGTTGAGTGGGAAGACGGTTGATGATGTTTGGAAAGAAATCCAACAGGGGCAGAAAAAACGATTTGGAGACAATGTTAAAATTGAAGGTGGAGAAATGACTTTTGGTGAAACAACATTAGAGGACTTTCTGGTACAAGCAGGTCTCTTTGCTGAAGCTTCTGTGAGTCCGAATGTGGGGTTGAACAGAATGGATTCTGCCACCACACAAAGTTTACAACAAAAATCAGGTGCGTCGCCCTCCGCTTCGGTTAGCAGTTTGTCGGACACAAAACCGGGTCGCAAAAGGGATGCTCCAGATGCATATGAGAAAGCTTTAGAAAGGAGGCTGAGAAggaaaatcaagaatagggaatCTGCGGCACGCTCACGGGCAAGAAAACAG GCATATCATAATGAATTGGTTAGCAAGGTTTCTCGACTAGAAGAAGAAAATGTAAAGCTCAAGAAAGAGAAG GAATTCGAAGAGAAGCTACCATCCGAATCACCATCCGAACCAAAATATCAGCTTCGAAGAATAAGTTCTGCTTTTTTCTGA